One genomic window of Undibacterium cyanobacteriorum includes the following:
- a CDS encoding B12-binding domain-containing radical SAM protein, protein MTIVLSTLNARYSHASLGLRYLYANMGELQAQTTIDEFVIGARTTDLLERLLRHQVVGEKLIIGFGVYIWNVEETCKLVAQLKRVAPEVVIVLGGPEVSYETQEQEIVRYADYVITGWGDVSFPDLCRQILHGPQPLMKIQAGLQPPMSEIKLPYAYYTDDDIKNRTLYVEASRGCPFKCEFCLSALDKTAWPFEIDQFLQELESLHARGARLFKFVDRTFNLNIKTSLKIMQFFLDKLEAHPEDPVFAHFEVVPDHLPEALREGILKFPDGCLQFEIGIQSFNPEVQARISRKQNNEKAADNIRWLVEHSTAHLHVDLIAGLPGETIESFAQGFNQLYALGPHEIQFGILKRLRGTPIIRHTDDYQMRYDPYPPYTILANQDIPFTQMQRLVRFARFWDMIANSGRFKNSLKLILAEQAFENFMELSDWIFVQIGATHKIALDRLANLVTRWLVEQRGMDQHQVQVIIGKDYAGDARHVQSPEVMQEKKANKGHQKTHSEQKNLPKRQARHAEASE, encoded by the coding sequence ATGACTATTGTTTTATCCACTCTCAACGCCCGCTATTCCCATGCATCACTTGGTTTGCGCTACCTTTATGCCAACATGGGTGAATTGCAAGCACAAACCACGATCGACGAGTTTGTGATCGGAGCCCGAACAACTGATCTATTGGAACGTTTATTACGGCATCAGGTTGTTGGAGAAAAACTCATTATCGGTTTCGGTGTTTATATTTGGAATGTCGAGGAGACCTGCAAACTAGTCGCGCAACTCAAAAGGGTTGCACCAGAGGTCGTCATCGTTCTTGGTGGCCCTGAGGTTTCCTATGAAACGCAAGAACAAGAAATCGTCAGGTACGCCGATTACGTGATTACCGGTTGGGGCGATGTGAGTTTTCCCGATTTGTGTCGACAAATCTTGCACGGGCCGCAGCCTCTGATGAAGATACAGGCGGGTCTCCAGCCGCCTATGAGTGAGATTAAGCTGCCGTATGCCTATTACACCGACGACGACATCAAAAATCGTACGCTCTATGTTGAAGCTTCGCGAGGCTGTCCATTTAAGTGTGAATTTTGTCTCTCTGCCCTGGATAAAACAGCTTGGCCGTTTGAAATTGACCAATTCTTACAAGAGCTCGAGAGTCTGCACGCACGTGGAGCACGCTTGTTTAAATTCGTGGATCGCACCTTCAATCTCAACATCAAAACCAGCCTCAAGATCATGCAGTTCTTTCTTGATAAGTTAGAAGCGCATCCTGAGGATCCGGTGTTTGCCCACTTCGAAGTGGTTCCAGATCATTTGCCCGAGGCTTTACGTGAAGGCATCCTCAAATTTCCTGATGGCTGTTTGCAATTTGAGATTGGCATTCAGAGTTTCAACCCCGAAGTACAAGCCCGTATTAGTCGCAAACAAAATAACGAAAAAGCAGCCGATAACATTCGTTGGCTAGTGGAGCATTCGACCGCTCATTTACATGTCGATTTGATTGCAGGCTTGCCTGGCGAGACGATAGAAAGTTTCGCACAAGGCTTTAACCAGTTATACGCACTTGGTCCCCACGAGATTCAGTTTGGCATCCTCAAGCGCTTACGTGGCACGCCCATCATTCGCCATACTGATGACTACCAGATGCGCTATGACCCATATCCTCCCTATACGATCTTAGCCAACCAAGATATTCCATTCACGCAAATGCAGCGTTTGGTACGCTTCGCCCGCTTTTGGGACATGATCGCTAACTCCGGACGCTTCAAGAATAGTCTCAAGCTCATTCTTGCTGAACAAGCCTTCGAAAACTTTATGGAACTGTCTGATTGGATTTTTGTGCAGATCGGTGCCACTCATAAAATTGCACTCGACCGTTTAGCCAACCTCGTGACCCGCTGGTTGGTTGAGCAACGCGGCATGGATCAACATCAAGTACAAGTGATCATTGGCAAAGATTACGCAGGGGACGCACGCCACGTTCAAAGCCCGGAAGTGATGCAAGAAAAGAAAGCCAACAAGGGTCATCAAAAG
- a CDS encoding diguanylate cyclase — protein sequence MPGFNPMIANDGNFPSQAKPRLLVVDDQPTNIQVMYQILAQDYQVLMATSGKQALALCENKHPDLILLDLIMPEMDGYEVCQLLKRNTVTKDIPIIFITAQTDESAEEKGLDLGAVDFISKPINPRIVRARVKTHLMLKAQSDLLRSWAYLDGLTGVHNRRYFDEHLTTEIGRAVRNNSAMSLVMLDVDFFKRYNDKYGHQAGDDCLRRVAHSLRTSLMRPGDHIARYGGEEFVCLLPETGFSGAMQLAEQIRKEIIDQQIEHADSSVAPYVTVSLGVGTKPENVHASANALMSLADAQLYKAKEAGRHRIFGAELK from the coding sequence ATGCCCGGTTTTAATCCCATGATCGCCAACGATGGCAACTTTCCTTCGCAAGCCAAACCGCGCTTGTTAGTGGTGGATGATCAGCCAACCAACATTCAAGTGATGTATCAAATTCTGGCGCAAGATTATCAAGTACTCATGGCCACCAGCGGTAAGCAAGCGCTAGCGCTTTGCGAAAACAAGCACCCTGATTTGATTTTGCTCGATTTGATTATGCCTGAAATGGATGGCTATGAGGTTTGCCAGCTTCTCAAACGAAATACGGTCACCAAAGATATTCCGATTATTTTTATCACTGCGCAAACCGATGAATCAGCCGAGGAGAAAGGGCTTGATCTTGGCGCGGTCGATTTCATTTCCAAACCGATCAATCCGAGGATTGTCCGCGCCCGTGTCAAAACACATCTCATGTTAAAGGCGCAATCTGATTTATTGCGGAGCTGGGCGTATCTGGACGGTCTCACTGGTGTCCACAATCGGCGTTACTTTGACGAACATTTAACGACGGAGATCGGACGTGCAGTGCGCAACAATTCTGCGATGAGTTTGGTGATGCTTGATGTGGATTTTTTCAAACGCTACAACGACAAATACGGTCATCAAGCGGGCGATGACTGCTTAAGAAGAGTGGCTCACAGCCTACGAACTAGCCTGATGCGACCGGGCGATCATATTGCACGCTATGGTGGTGAAGAGTTCGTGTGCCTGTTGCCCGAGACAGGTTTTTCCGGCGCCATGCAACTTGCAGAACAAATACGCAAAGAAATTATTGACCAGCAAATTGAACACGCAGATTCATCAGTCGCCCCTTATGTCACGGTGAGCTTAGGAGTAGGAACCAAGCCCGAAAACGTCCATGCCAGTGCCAATGCATTAATGAGCTTGGCCGACGCACAACTCTACAAGGCAAAAGAAGCTGGGCGGCACCGGATCTTTGGGGCTGAACTAAAATAA
- a CDS encoding PAS domain S-box protein: MKNPWTNRDWLFPNYLPIAIFLFSMCLAVVGTWWLNFNLQSKRELDFRNKADQIALEIERRFATPLYALNGTKSLFAISQNITHEQFQSAIKGRDLETEFQGIRGIGYLEEVQDADLDHYVQIQKNLVSREYRYQSFGNDKHTQHYLAKYFVTPSQSHFVPGVDLGSDPRRLAAIELAISSGKPSMTDLIYAPPKETKKASVMVFLPIFKNDSKPTDSASRKKQLVGLVYAPVMLQDLLARLNQFDRSGLTYRISNIGHNTQKEVASFDSHPELGFTSLRRSSLFQFSRVITVLGKDLQLEVLSTPEFEQTSNRYVPILFFIAATLISGLITALLRLQLTWGEKTQGRLDAALRDNQALLSTLDMHAIVSVTDANGVIIDVNDAFCRQSGYTREELIGENHRISRSGIQHSDFWKDMWTSISQGTPWRGEVCNRAKDGSLYWVDTFIAPFKNSDGVIERYIAIRTDISDSKRAEEKLQAALRESDALLSALNMHAIVSIADNSGRIIDVNQAYCRISGYTREELLDGSHRIVAAGIQSPDFLANMWRTISSGTPWRGEVCNKNKSGTLYWVDTFIAPFKNAQGQIEKYISIRTDITASKKAASRLASQRSALANIIEGTNVGTWEWNVQTGEMRTNERWSEQAGYETNELAPITVDTWDRLTHPEDLSKAKALMQKHFEHELPYYECETRIRHKDGHWIWVLTRGRIASMTERGKPEWFSGTQMDITARKKADAEIQRSNQQLLAVRDQLTKAAEVAELGIWTWNLSNNEFKANSRMYEIYAIPEHLRQAPLSTDYWMDIVHVDDRAEVEQRMRAAIDDHQSYSHIFRIQIRNKEIRYIQAAGSVERDDHDRAILMTGINRDITLQYRAEEALRQAKQAADDANQAKSAFLANMSHEIRTPMNAILGMLSLLRRTELSDQQADYAKKTEGAARSLLSLLNNILDISKVESGKMYLDIHPFTLSGLLDDLQVILGVDKLKPSLRFELAVDSALPEHLIGDEMRLRQVLTNLGSNAIKFTEHGKVSISLKLLDLNSQWVKILFSVRDTGIGIAPENHQRIFSGFTQAEASTTRRYGGTGLGISISHALVDMMGGELKLESSLGQGSHFYFSLQLKRSIDDVLEDQPHLLEDLTELRTQRLQGIHILLVEDNENNQQVATELLRGEGALVSVANNGLEALNAVAADKHHYHLVLMDLQMPVMDGYTATQKIRHDLGRHGLPIIAMTANAMESDREECLRAGLNDHIGKPFDLTNLVETILRYAGSNNDVIEPSTEVVAIPEFVTTLAGKYEVEVPTALNRLGGKIALYQRMLQMFLHDLQRTIAELESAAAQQQLEAILRQLHTIKGLAATLGATNLANRLAEFEKQLQQHERDTGLDLGLIKDICGLLSRHENHLAALYHELRENLEVDSGNRKTLSHQEFNPSQLREILVTLLAQLSNADMAATATMSTLHERYAEHLGTQIHALEHAITQLDFESAQHYVKNLMEGLPS; this comes from the coding sequence GTGAAGAATCCCTGGACCAATCGAGATTGGCTTTTTCCTAATTATTTACCAATCGCGATCTTCCTTTTCAGCATGTGCTTGGCAGTGGTCGGCACATGGTGGCTGAACTTTAACTTACAGAGTAAGCGTGAGCTCGACTTTCGCAATAAAGCCGATCAAATCGCGCTCGAAATTGAGCGTCGTTTCGCCACGCCACTGTATGCACTGAATGGTACCAAAAGCCTTTTCGCGATCTCCCAGAACATCACTCACGAACAATTTCAAAGCGCCATTAAAGGACGCGATTTAGAGACAGAATTTCAAGGCATACGTGGCATCGGATATTTGGAAGAAGTTCAGGACGCGGATCTCGATCATTACGTTCAAATACAAAAGAATTTGGTCTCAAGAGAATACCGCTACCAAAGTTTTGGAAATGATAAACACACTCAGCACTATCTCGCAAAGTACTTTGTAACACCATCTCAAAGTCATTTTGTACCAGGCGTTGATCTCGGTTCTGATCCGCGCCGACTCGCAGCGATTGAACTCGCCATTAGTTCTGGCAAGCCTAGTATGACCGACCTGATTTATGCACCGCCGAAAGAAACCAAAAAAGCCAGTGTAATGGTGTTCCTCCCGATTTTCAAAAACGATAGCAAACCTACCGATTCAGCCAGTCGGAAGAAACAATTGGTTGGATTGGTATATGCCCCAGTCATGTTGCAAGACTTACTCGCGCGACTCAATCAATTCGATCGCAGTGGCCTTACCTATCGTATTAGTAACATCGGTCACAACACCCAAAAAGAAGTGGCTAGTTTTGACTCCCATCCTGAACTTGGCTTCACCAGCCTAAGACGCAGTTCTCTATTTCAATTCTCCCGCGTAATCACCGTCCTAGGAAAAGATTTACAGCTCGAAGTTTTGAGCACACCCGAGTTTGAACAAACCAGCAATCGCTATGTACCGATATTATTTTTTATCGCAGCGACACTGATCAGTGGACTAATCACCGCGCTGTTACGACTGCAACTCACTTGGGGTGAAAAAACGCAGGGTCGTTTAGATGCTGCACTACGTGACAATCAAGCCTTGCTCAGCACCCTCGATATGCATGCGATTGTCTCAGTGACAGATGCTAACGGTGTCATCATTGATGTGAATGACGCCTTTTGTCGACAGAGCGGATATACCCGCGAAGAGTTGATCGGTGAGAATCATAGAATCAGCCGCTCTGGCATACAACATAGCGATTTCTGGAAAGATATGTGGACCAGCATTTCGCAGGGAACACCATGGCGCGGCGAAGTGTGTAATCGTGCCAAAGATGGCTCACTCTACTGGGTTGATACTTTTATCGCGCCATTCAAAAATAGCGATGGCGTGATTGAACGTTACATCGCCATACGTACTGACATTTCTGACAGCAAACGCGCGGAAGAAAAATTACAAGCGGCATTACGTGAAAGCGACGCACTACTGAGCGCCTTGAATATGCATGCAATTGTCTCGATAGCAGACAATTCTGGACGCATCATCGATGTCAATCAAGCCTATTGCAGGATCAGCGGCTACACCCGTGAAGAACTACTAGATGGAAGTCATCGCATTGTCGCTGCAGGGATTCAATCACCGGACTTCCTTGCCAATATGTGGAGAACAATCTCTTCTGGCACGCCTTGGCGCGGAGAGGTTTGCAACAAGAATAAATCCGGCACGCTGTATTGGGTCGATACATTTATCGCGCCTTTCAAAAACGCCCAAGGACAGATCGAGAAATACATTTCTATCCGGACCGATATCACCGCCAGTAAAAAAGCGGCGAGTCGCTTGGCGAGCCAACGCTCGGCCTTAGCCAATATCATTGAAGGTACCAATGTCGGAACTTGGGAGTGGAATGTACAAACAGGAGAAATGCGTACCAATGAACGTTGGTCAGAGCAAGCCGGTTACGAAACCAACGAACTGGCTCCGATCACGGTGGATACATGGGATCGTTTGACTCATCCCGAAGACCTGTCCAAGGCGAAAGCATTGATGCAGAAGCACTTCGAACATGAGCTGCCCTATTACGAGTGTGAGACCCGCATACGTCACAAAGATGGTCATTGGATTTGGGTACTTACACGTGGACGCATTGCCTCAATGACAGAGCGCGGCAAGCCAGAGTGGTTTTCGGGAACACAAATGGATATCACGGCCCGCAAGAAGGCGGACGCTGAAATTCAAAGGAGTAATCAACAATTATTGGCGGTGCGCGATCAGTTAACCAAGGCCGCTGAAGTGGCGGAACTCGGCATTTGGACTTGGAATCTCAGCAACAATGAATTCAAAGCGAATTCTCGCATGTACGAGATTTACGCGATTCCAGAACATCTTCGCCAAGCGCCACTCTCGACCGATTACTGGATGGACATTGTTCATGTCGATGACCGTGCCGAAGTCGAGCAGAGAATGCGCGCAGCCATCGATGATCACCAAAGCTATTCGCATATTTTCCGCATTCAGATTCGCAACAAAGAGATTCGATATATTCAAGCAGCAGGTAGCGTCGAACGCGATGACCATGATCGCGCCATCCTCATGACGGGTATCAATCGAGACATTACTTTACAATACCGCGCTGAGGAAGCGCTGCGGCAAGCCAAGCAGGCTGCCGATGATGCAAACCAAGCAAAGTCGGCCTTCCTCGCCAATATGAGCCATGAAATTCGTACGCCGATGAATGCAATTCTCGGCATGCTGAGCCTATTGCGCCGCACCGAATTAAGCGACCAACAAGCCGACTATGCAAAGAAAACTGAAGGCGCCGCACGTTCATTGTTAAGTCTTCTCAATAATATTTTGGACATTTCCAAAGTCGAATCTGGCAAGATGTACCTCGACATCCATCCCTTTACCTTAAGCGGGTTATTGGATGATCTTCAGGTCATCCTCGGAGTCGACAAACTGAAGCCCAGTTTACGCTTTGAGCTCGCAGTCGACTCCGCACTCCCAGAACATTTGATCGGCGATGAGATGCGCTTGCGCCAAGTGTTAACGAACCTCGGTAGTAATGCGATTAAATTTACCGAACATGGCAAAGTCAGTATCTCTTTGAAGCTGCTCGATTTGAATTCGCAGTGGGTCAAGATACTTTTTTCCGTACGCGACACAGGTATCGGTATCGCGCCAGAAAACCATCAACGCATTTTCAGTGGCTTCACCCAAGCAGAAGCATCAACCACACGACGCTACGGCGGAACCGGCCTAGGAATTTCCATTAGTCACGCATTGGTCGACATGATGGGCGGCGAACTCAAACTGGAAAGCAGTCTCGGACAAGGTTCACACTTCTATTTTAGTCTCCAACTAAAACGTTCCATTGACGATGTTTTAGAAGATCAACCCCATCTCCTTGAAGATCTGACTGAGCTTCGAACACAACGTTTACAGGGAATCCACATTCTTTTGGTCGAAGACAATGAGAATAATCAACAGGTCGCGACCGAGCTGCTGCGCGGAGAAGGTGCGCTAGTGAGCGTCGCCAACAACGGACTCGAAGCCCTAAACGCAGTCGCCGCCGACAAGCATCATTACCACTTAGTTTTAATGGACTTACAAATGCCGGTGATGGACGGCTATACTGCCACTCAAAAAATTCGCCACGACCTCGGGCGCCACGGCTTACCAATTATCGCGATGACCGCCAACGCCATGGAATCGGATCGAGAAGAATGTCTGCGTGCCGGTCTCAATGATCATATTGGAAAACCTTTCGACCTAACGAATTTGGTGGAGACCATCCTACGCTACGCTGGCTCAAACAACGATGTCATTGAACCGAGTACGGAAGTGGTTGCGATTCCAGAATTTGTGACTACGTTGGCAGGAAAATATGAGGTTGAAGTACCAACCGCTCTAAATCGCCTGGGCGGCAAGATCGCCTTGTATCAACGCATGCTACAGATGTTCCTTCATGATTTACAACGTACGATCGCTGAACTAGAGAGCGCCGCTGCACAACAACAGCTTGAAGCCATCTTGCGCCAACTCCATACCATTAAGGGACTGGCTGCGACGCTAGGTGCTACAAACTTGGCAAACAGACTTGCAGAGTTTGAAAAACAACTGCAGCAACACGAACGTGATACTGGACTAGATCTTGGTTTGATTAAAGATATTTGCGGCCTGCTTAGTCGTCATGAGAACCATCTCGCTGCGTTATACCATGAACTACGCGAAAATCTTGAGGTCGATAGCGGCAATCGCAAGACCCTAAGTCACCAAGAATTCAATCCTTCACAACTGCGCGAGATATTGGTGACTCTCCTTGCTCAACTGTCCAACGCCGATATGGCTGCCACCGCCACCATGTCGACACTTCATGAGCGCTACGCAGAGCATCTCGGTACGCAAATACATGCATTAGAACATGCAATCACGCAGCTCGATTTCGAATCCGCCCAACACTATGTCAAGAATCTGATGGAAGGTCTACCATCGTGA
- a CDS encoding adenosine kinase, translating to MKREFDIYGLGAALVDTEITLVDADLHRMQVEKGVMTLVDEERQHQLMAHLSDHLVASKRASGGSAANSIIGASYFGCKNFYSCKVADDDNGRFYLQDMRAAGVSTPTMLGQEAGITGKCLVMITPDAERTMNTFLGISGELSANEIDFDAIGRSEMVYIEGYLVTSPSGRAAAIKMREHARKVGTRVAISLSDPAMVQFFRDGLLEMIGDGVDIIFCNRDEAMQFAGADTIDAACAQLQRFANTFAITCGAEGAVVYDGFKLSKVEAPEVKAIDTNGAGDMFAGAFMYGLSQGLSFEFAGKFAATAAAKVVTQYGPRLRPEQHEELKRGFF from the coding sequence ATGAAACGCGAATTCGATATTTACGGCTTGGGCGCTGCTCTAGTCGACACGGAAATCACCCTGGTTGATGCCGACTTGCATCGCATGCAAGTCGAGAAAGGTGTGATGACCTTGGTCGATGAAGAACGTCAGCACCAATTGATGGCGCACTTGAGTGACCATTTGGTCGCATCCAAACGCGCCAGCGGTGGCTCAGCCGCGAATTCCATCATCGGTGCAAGTTACTTCGGATGTAAGAATTTCTATTCGTGTAAGGTCGCTGATGACGACAATGGGCGTTTTTACTTGCAAGACATGCGTGCGGCAGGTGTTTCGACGCCGACGATGTTAGGTCAAGAGGCTGGCATTACTGGCAAGTGTTTGGTGATGATTACTCCGGATGCGGAGAGAACCATGAACACTTTCCTTGGCATCAGTGGCGAGTTATCGGCCAACGAGATCGATTTTGACGCCATTGGGCGCTCGGAAATGGTGTATATCGAAGGCTATCTGGTGACCTCCCCGAGTGGTCGTGCGGCGGCTATCAAAATGCGTGAACACGCGCGCAAAGTCGGTACACGCGTCGCCATTAGTTTGTCTGATCCAGCGATGGTGCAGTTTTTCCGTGACGGCTTGCTCGAAATGATAGGCGACGGTGTCGACATAATTTTCTGTAATCGCGATGAGGCCATGCAATTTGCTGGTGCTGATACGATCGACGCGGCATGTGCGCAGTTGCAACGTTTTGCGAATACTTTTGCAATCACATGTGGTGCTGAAGGTGCGGTTGTTTATGATGGGTTTAAACTGAGCAAGGTCGAAGCCCCTGAAGTCAAGGCGATTGATACCAATGGCGCAGGCGATATGTTCGCCGGAGCTTTCATGTATGGTCTAAGTCAAGGCTTGAGTTTTGAATTTGCTGGAAAGTTTGCCGCGACCGCGGCAGCCAAAGTGGTAACGCAGTACGGACCACGCCTGCGTCCTGAGCAGCATGAAGAATTAAAGCGTGGTTTCTTTTAG